The window CCGGCAGCGTATCGCCCGTCATGGTTTTTTCGGTAGATACGAGCTTGAAGGGCTTGTACTGATCCGGATAGCTTTTCTTCTGGCCGGCGGGGGCGACAATACCGCTTTGTACGGTGTAGCGCGAGGTGTTGTTGTTTTCCAGCAGAACGGCAGCCTTGGTGTCATCGGCCGTATCCCTGTGCTTGCGCAATTCGGCGTGAACCAGTTGCGCACCCATCGTATCGAACTGAAGACGGAACTCGTCTGTTTCGACGTCAATAATCTCGGAGGGAGCGCTGGTCGCGGCCTGTGCCTGGGCTGGCGTTGTCGCCGCTCCTGGAACTGAAGGTGCAGACGGTGTATCGGCTTGCGGTGTTGCCGAAGCCGGTGCAGTGCTATCCTGCTGCGCGACCGTGGGCTGTTCGCCAAGAAGAGAGGGATGACCGTTGTAGGTTTGCCAGTTGTTCCACAGCATAAATGCCGAGAAAACAAATATCATCCAGAGTATGGTGCGTCGGATATCCATGTAACCTGATTACAGTAAGAGCGGTTGGAAAAACGCACTAGTGTAACCCAGTGCATATTGCGGGAATGCGGTTTTGTGGGCAGAGTACTGAAATTATTCATGATTTGGCGCGGCCCTGGTGCCTTCGGGCGCTTTCGCCGGCGGCACCGGATCATGACCACCCTGACTAAAGGGATGACAGCGACAAAGTCGTTTGGTTCCCAGCCACAGGCCCTTACCGGCGCCGTGTGTATTGATCGCCTGCTCCATATATGCCGAGCAGGTGGGCGTGAACCGGCAGGACTGGCCTACCCAGGGACTGATAAAGTACCGGTAAAAACGGATAGGCGCAATCAGAATCTTGCGAATCATGACCGTCCCCTGGTGTCAGAACGCGGTGCGAGTGCCCGTGCGAAATGACTGTCTACTTCCTG of the Advenella mimigardefordensis DPN7 genome contains:
- the yidD gene encoding membrane protein insertion efficiency factor YidD — protein: MIRKILIAPIRFYRYFISPWVGQSCRFTPTCSAYMEQAINTHGAGKGLWLGTKRLCRCHPFSQGGHDPVPPAKAPEGTRAAPNHE